A window of Acinetobacter sp. TR3 contains these coding sequences:
- a CDS encoding glutathione binding-like protein, producing the protein MKLYYSPGACSLAAHIILNEINVDFDLERVDLKTHKTSKGVDYYEINPKGYVPALEINPGLILTENVAILPFLAQHDPKQDLIPPSGMGRAKVLEWLGYLNSELHDAYAVFFSGKLTDDEKTKAYAEVDRLLKYIDNYLAESEYDYLVDDNFGPADAYLFVLTNWSNHIEHDLTPYIHIIALRNKVAERQSVQIAMRDEGLLG; encoded by the coding sequence ATGAAGTTGTATTATTCGCCTGGTGCTTGCTCATTGGCAGCACATATTATTTTAAATGAAATAAATGTAGATTTTGACTTAGAACGCGTTGACCTAAAAACACATAAAACCTCGAAAGGGGTAGATTATTATGAAATTAACCCGAAAGGTTATGTTCCAGCTTTAGAGATTAATCCTGGTTTAATCTTAACTGAGAATGTTGCCATCTTACCGTTTCTGGCACAACACGATCCTAAACAGGATTTAATTCCACCATCGGGCATGGGGCGTGCCAAAGTCCTTGAATGGTTAGGTTATTTAAATTCTGAGTTGCATGATGCTTATGCAGTTTTCTTTAGTGGTAAGTTAACTGATGATGAAAAAACCAAAGCGTATGCTGAAGTAGATCGTTTACTGAAATATATCGACAATTATTTAGCTGAATCAGAATATGATTATTTAGTGGATGATAATTTTGGTCCAGCAGATGCGTATTTATTTGTACTTACAAATTGGTCAAATCATATTGAACATGACTTAACACCTTATATTCATATTATCGCTTTGCGTAATAAAGTGGCCGAACGTCAGTCGGTACAAATTGCAATGCGTGATGAAGGATTACTCGGTTAG